The Christiangramia flava JLT2011 region GGCGAATTTGCTCCCGTTGCAACAAACGAAACGGCTCAGGGCAAAGCCAAGAACCGTCGTATAGAGGTGATCCTTACTCCAAAACTGGATGAGATCACGAAGCTGCTTCAGGAAAGCAACTAGTAGTTGTATGTGAAACTTCTGAGTTTCCAGAGGTGCAGATCAATGGTATTTCTTAAGCCAATCAGCAAATCCTGGGAGACCGCGTCCGTTTCAGCGACTGAATCGATGCGTTTTCCCAGCCGTTCGCTAATTTTCTGATATCGATCGGTCAAAGAAGCGACGACCTCATGATCTTTCTGAAATCCTTCCGGAATAGTTCCAAGATTGGCCTGTTGTCCAGCCTGGGGGGGGCGGCCGTCTGCAGGTTGTCCTAAAGCCAGTTTTCGTTCGGCAACAGCATCAATATAACCGGAAAGATCGCCGTATAATTCTTCTAAAAGTTCGTGTAGGCTGATAAACTGAGGTCCGCGTAAATTCCAGTGAGCCTGGTGCACGGCATGTTTCTGTTCGATCAGCTCGTATAACGTGGCCTGTAATGCCTCGGTGCTGGCGGTCGTTTTTTCCGGAGTAAGAGGCAGTTTGGCGTTCACTGCTGAATTTTGATAATTGGGTTGTTGCGCAAATACCGGTGACCATCCCAGAAAGATGGCCACAAAAAGTAATTTTTTCATAGTTTTTTGCGACAATTTAAGCTTCTTATAATGTTTTGGCTGTTAAGGTTTTGGCAATTAGTTTTAAGGTAATGGTAATTTGTGGAAACTCGTAAAATTGAATTTGTGAAGGTGAACGATTACCTTTGAAAGAAAAATTTGCATGAAATATTCGAAATTACCAAATACTGATATTGAAGTAAGCAAGATCTGCCTGGGATCCATGACCTGGGGGGAGCAGAACACGGAAGTCGAAGGCCACGAACAGATCGATTACGCGCTGGAGAAAGGCGTAAATTTTATTGATACTGCGGAAATGTATTCCGTTCCTGCAAAACCTGAAACCCAGGGAAGCACCGAAAAGATCATTGGGAGCTGGTTCAAAAAGACCGGAAGAAGAAAAGAAGTGGTCCTGGCATCCAAAATTGCCGGTCCCGCCGCTATGGCCTCTCATATTCGACCAAAACTGGACTTTTCTAAAGAGGCTGTGGAAGATGCGGTGAACAAAAGCCTGGAACGACTGCAGACAGATTATATCGACCTTTACCAGTTGCACTGGCCGGAACGAAATACCAATTATTTTGGACAATTAGGATATCGTCACGATACTTCGGAAGAATGGGAAGATAATTTCCTGGAAGTTCTAGAGAATCTTCAGGAGCAGGTAGCTAAAGGGAAGATCAGGAATATTGGCCTTTCCAATGAAACACCTTTTGGGTTGATGCGTTTTCTTGAGGAAAGCAAGAAGGAATTGCCGCGTGTAAGTACCGTTCAAAACCCGTACAGCCTGTTGAATCGTAAAGATGAGGTTGGGCTCACAGAAGTGCTGCATCGCGAAAATGTGGGATTATTGCCTTATTCACCGCTGGGGATGGGCGTGCTTTCCGGGAAACACCTGGACGGTATCCAGCCAAATACGCGTTTGAGTCTTTTTCCGCAGTATAAAAGGTACTCCGGTGACACCGCAACAGAAGCGACTCGCCGCTATAAAAAGCTGGCAGATCAGCATGGTTTAAGCCTCACACACTTGTCGCTTGCATTCGTGAACCAGCAATCTTTCGTTACGAGCAATATCATTGGGGCTACTTCCATGGAACAGCTGAAGGAAAACATCAGCAGTATCGATGTGGTCCTTTCTGAAGAAATTCTGAAGGAGATCGATAAAATCCATCACTCGATTCCAAATCCGGCACCTTAATTCATGGGAGTTACCAGGCTTTCGTGTATAAAAGCCGAACGATGCAGGCTGTCTCGAACATGAAACCAATCAGCCGACTTTCCCTGCACGCTCAAAATTTCACCGGCTTCGGCATTTCTGAGAATTTCAGAATTGCTGGTGGCCGGTTTATTTCTTAATACGGCTTTTCTGGCTGAAATACTGAGCCTGGCGGGCATGATTTTTTCCGACGAAGCAATGTTATCAGCTTCTTCCTGCAGGTATACATAGCCAATGGGGTCTATCGCGCCCTGCTGGGTATAAATCCCGAAATGCAGGTGGGATGGCGTGGTTCGTGCATTGCCGGTATTTCCCACGAATCCCAGAGTATCACCCAGATTTACACGGTCAATTCCCGGTTTGATACTGTCCAGGTGCGCATAATAAAGCGATTGCCGTCTTTTAGGGTCACGTAACCACACCTGTTTACCTCCAAGGCCTTTCTCACCCGTGTATCCAATATTTCCGGACACGGCGGCCAGCACCGGAGTGCCTTTTTTGGCAAAAATGTCCACACCTTTGTGATTGCGCTTTCCGCCGTCGCGAATATCTCCGAAATAACTTCCAATATCGGCGTTACGACCGCCCATGACGGGGAAAAGGTAGGCCGGTGATTTCGAGATGTGAATGCGGAAAGGAGTGTTTGCTTCGATCTCCGGCTGAAAAATGACTTTATACAAACCTGCTTGCCTGGATTCGAACTGGATATTTTTTTCGGAAGCTTTACCGGATGCCAGTTTTTGAAAACCGGAAACTTCTTCTTTATTCTGGCGGTAGATGTCTGAAAAGATCAGAACCTGGCTGCTGTCGGTTTCAAAGTGTGCTTCAATGATCTCTCCGGGCAAAAGGTAGGTCTCATAACTGTAAACTGCAAAACTCCTGGGCTGCAGTCGCCCAATCTCAGAATAAGGCAATTCTACGGCCACGGAATCGCGAAGACCAATCTCTGCCTGGTCCTGCCAAAACCGGAACAGTTCATCTGAAATTTCCCGGTCTTTCTGATATTGTTCCTTTTCAGATAAACCGATGATTTTATCTTTCGCTTTCTCGATTTGGGAGCACGAAGTAAGTATTAAAATGAGGAAATAAAAGAGTGATTTTTTAACCGACATGATCTGCAACAACTTGTCGCAAATATAATCAGCAATTATGCCAATTACCCAAACAAACGGCTCACAACATCCTCAATTTTAGATACTTTTATGATTTGAATGCCGCTTTCCCGTTTCGGAATTTTGCTTTGAGAAGAGATCATGATCGAGGCAAAACCCAGTTTTTCGGCTTCCACGATTCGTTGCTCCACTCTGGTCACAGGTCTGATCTCGCCTGCCAGGCCAACTTCAGCTGCGAAACAAATGTCTTTTTCCAGCGGAATGTCTTCATTGGAAGAAAGGATGGCGGCGATCACTGCGAGGTCTATCGCGGGATCATCCACCGAGATTCCACCGGTTATATTCAAAAAAACGTCTTTGGCACCCAGCCTGAACCCGGCTCTTTTTTCCAAAACTGCCAGTAGCATGTTCAGTCTTTTGGCATTGTAACCGGTCGTGGAGCGTTGCGGAGTTCCGTAAACGGCGGTGCTTACGAGCGCCTGGATTTCGATCATGAGCGGGCGCATGCCTTCCAATGTAGCTGAAATGGCCGTTCCACTCAATTCCTCCACGTGTTTGGAGATCAGGATTTCCGAAGGATTGAGCACTTCCCGGAGTCCGCTGCCCTGCATTTCGTAAATTCCCAATTCATGTGTGGAACCAAAACGGTTCTTATGAGCTCTTAAAATTCGGTACACATGGTTGCGGTCACCTTCAAACTGAAGCACCGTATCCACCATATGCTCCAGCACTTTTGGCCCGGCTATACTGCCTTCTTTGGTGATGTGCCCGATTAGGATGACCGGAGTATTGCTTTCTTTGGCAAATTTGATCAGTTCCGCCGTACATTCCCTGATCTGGGAAATACTTCCCGGCGAACTTTCAATATAATCGCTATGCAGGGTTTGTATCGAATCAATAATTACCACTTCAGGCTCGATGCTTTCGATCTGGCGGAAGATATTCTGCGTCTTGGTTTCGGTTAGGATATAGCAATTGGCCGGATTCGGGTTGATACGTTCGGCCCGCATCTTGATCTGTTGCTGGCTTTCTTCTCCGGAAACATATAAAACCCGGTATTTCAGCTGAAGCGAAATCTGAAGCAGCAGCGTGCTTTTTCCAATTCCGGGCTCACCGCCTAGCAGGGTTAATGATCCGGGAACGAGTCCGCCGCCTAGCACTCGATCGAGTTCCTGGTTGCTGGTGACCATTCGATGTTGCGGGGCGGTTTCAATTTCAGCAACTAAAAGGGGTTTGCTCGCCTTTACCGCTTCTTTTTTAGCAGAAGTTTTCCAGTCTTTGGGATCGGGTTTGGAAACCATTTCTTCCACGATCGTGTTCCATTCCCCGCAGGCGTTGCATTTTCCCTGCCATTTTGCATACTGAGCGCCACATTTCTGGCAATAAAAGGTGGTTTTGACCTTTGCCATAGCTGATTTTAGTTTTCGCTAATAACCGAAATCTTTTTTAATTGCATCGGCTTTTGCGAGCATAAAATCAGTATCGATAAAGGCGATTTTTTGCTGGCCGTAGGCATTCTGGTAAATGCGCATGGCGCGTTTGGGGTTGCCGGTTTCTTCTTCGTACCGGGCTTCGAAAAAAGTGCCGAGCATCGTACCAGGGAAATTATCGAAGGCCATTTTATAAAGGGGTTTGAATTCTTCCCAATTTCGCGTTTTTTCAATCGCCTGGTAAACGGCCAAAAAATCATTCAGGCGAATCTTCTTGCGAACGCCATAAAGGTCTTCGATAGACTGGTATTTTTCAGTTAGGAACTGGGTTGGAGAGATGCTTGTTTGCAGCAAGGTCTCATTAAAATCTTTTTGGCTGATAGGCCTGTAGATTGAAAAAATATCGGCAATTGCTGAAGGAATGGCTTTTCCAACCAGCGTATAGTGGGAGGTATTTTCGAATTCTTCAAATTTATAATGCAGGTTCTTATTGTCAATTCCCTTCAGTTGGTTGTTAAATGCCAGAATGGCTTTTTTCAGCGTGGGAATATCTTCATCGCTGGTGGCCATATAATACCAGCTACGTGTTTCAGATTTAGACAGGGAATTCACGATATGATCGGCCATTCCGGGAGCTAGATCCGGGCTTAGATTAATATATCCGCGGAAGATCGGGTTTTCCTTCAGGAGATAATAATTGATAAAATTGGAGGTGAAGTCATGCCCCATAATGATCTTGAAATTCCCGGTTCGGTATTTTTGATCGATGTGAGCCAGCAATTCCATTCCGAGGAATTCAAAAAACTTCGCGCCTTTATCAACCGGCAGGAAATCCTGTTTGCTGTATTTGGTGTCTTCCATGCGGATACCATCCTGGTTCACCCCCACAACAATCATCTCCGGGATATCTTCCCAGTAGGAATAATAATCTACCATACCGGCTACCGGTTCAAATAGGTAATCGCCATCGAGTACCAGCAGTACGGGATAAGTCTTATCGGTATTTTCTTCGTAATTTCTTGGAAGCTGGATCTTGATCTGCCGACTTTCACCCAGTTTTTCCGAGGAAATATTCTCGTATTTGATCTGGGCCAGGCATAGCAGCGGCAAGAAAATTGCCCCTAACACAGGTAATAATCGTTTCATAGGTTTCGTATTGATTCGGACGGGTAAGGTAAGGATTATTTCCTATTGTTTAAAACAGGCAATAAAATAAAGGAAAGACCTCCAAAAACCAGAACCACAAAGGTTTGTGTGGCCCAGGATATCCAACCGAAGGCTTCGGCGGCATGATCTGGAACCCCGAAAAAAATGAGAATCCCGGCCACGGCAAGCGGGTAAACTCCTATGCCTCCGTTAGTTGCTGAAACGGCGAAAGATCCCACCACAAAAGCAGCCATGATGCTCCCCGCGGCTACTGAAGCAGTCTCGGGCAGGCAGAATTTAATGACGTAGAACATCCACACGTACATGGTCCAGATGAAAACGGTATGCCCTAAAAAAGCCCATTTTTTCTCCATCGTCAGAATGCTGCGCATACCCTCCAGCAGGCCTTTTGCCAGTTTCCTGATCTTTGCGAAAGGCTTCCAGGTAGAACGTCTTACAAGATTCAACCCTAAGATGATGATTCCAACCAGGCCGAAAAAGATCAGAAAAGTATATAGTGGGTTGATGTTTTGCTGATGCAGGTAGGCCAGGAGATCATCGGTTTGCAGAAAAATGGCCACCAGCACGATGGCGATGAGAATAAAAAGATCGGCAACCCGTTCCGAAATGATAGTTCCGAAGCCTTTTTCAAAAGGAATGTCGTCATAAGTGGTGAGCGTGACCGCTCTTAACACTTCACCGGATCTTGGGATTCCAAAATTGGCAAGGTAGGCGACCATAACTGCCATAAAACGATTCTTAAAACCAGCTTGATATCCCATTGGCTCCAGCATGTATTGCCAGCGCCAGGCACGTGACATATGGGAAAGGGTGCCGAGAAGGAAGGATAAAGCGACCCAGGTCTTATCTGCCGCGAGAATGCTTTCCCAAAGCTGTTGGCGTTCTTCGGGTGTCGCCGAACCCAGGGAATACCAGATTAAAAAAATCCCCAAAAACAGGGGAATGATAATTTTTAGTAATCTGATAGTCTTTTTGTTCAAACTGTGCTATTTCAGAAGGTTTGTTTCTTCATCAGGGAAAACAAGGGCCGGCTTGAAATTTTTAGCTTCTTCCTGCTCCATGATTCCGTAAGCAATAATAATCAAAATATCGCCTTTGGCAACTTTTCTGGCTGCAGCACCGTTCAAAGTGATTTCACCGGAATTGCGTGGACCCGGGATGACATAGGTTTCCAGGCGTTCCCCGTTATTATTGTTGACGATCTGTACCTTTTCACCTTCCATGATATTTGCAGCTTCCATAAGGTCTTCATCAATGGTCACACTACCAATATAATTGAGGTCTGCGCCGGTAACTTTTACGCGATGGATCTTTGATTTTACTACGTGAATTTGCATTTTTTG contains the following coding sequences:
- a CDS encoding Dps family protein, which codes for MKKLLFVAIFLGWSPVFAQQPNYQNSAVNAKLPLTPEKTTASTEALQATLYELIEQKHAVHQAHWNLRGPQFISLHELLEELYGDLSGYIDAVAERKLALGQPADGRPPQAGQQANLGTIPEGFQKDHEVVASLTDRYQKISERLGKRIDSVAETDAVSQDLLIGLRNTIDLHLWKLRSFTYNY
- a CDS encoding NADP(H)-dependent aldo-keto reductase, whose product is MKYSKLPNTDIEVSKICLGSMTWGEQNTEVEGHEQIDYALEKGVNFIDTAEMYSVPAKPETQGSTEKIIGSWFKKTGRRKEVVLASKIAGPAAMASHIRPKLDFSKEAVEDAVNKSLERLQTDYIDLYQLHWPERNTNYFGQLGYRHDTSEEWEDNFLEVLENLQEQVAKGKIRNIGLSNETPFGLMRFLEESKKELPRVSTVQNPYSLLNRKDEVGLTEVLHRENVGLLPYSPLGMGVLSGKHLDGIQPNTRLSLFPQYKRYSGDTATEATRRYKKLADQHGLSLTHLSLAFVNQQSFVTSNIIGATSMEQLKENISSIDVVLSEEILKEIDKIHHSIPNPAP
- a CDS encoding M23 family metallopeptidase; the protein is MSVKKSLFYFLILILTSCSQIEKAKDKIIGLSEKEQYQKDREISDELFRFWQDQAEIGLRDSVAVELPYSEIGRLQPRSFAVYSYETYLLPGEIIEAHFETDSSQVLIFSDIYRQNKEEVSGFQKLASGKASEKNIQFESRQAGLYKVIFQPEIEANTPFRIHISKSPAYLFPVMGGRNADIGSYFGDIRDGGKRNHKGVDIFAKKGTPVLAAVSGNIGYTGEKGLGGKQVWLRDPKRRQSLYYAHLDSIKPGIDRVNLGDTLGFVGNTGNARTTPSHLHFGIYTQQGAIDPIGYVYLQEEADNIASSEKIMPARLSISARKAVLRNKPATSNSEILRNAEAGEILSVQGKSADWFHVRDSLHRSAFIHESLVTPMN
- the radA gene encoding DNA repair protein RadA → MAKVKTTFYCQKCGAQYAKWQGKCNACGEWNTIVEEMVSKPDPKDWKTSAKKEAVKASKPLLVAEIETAPQHRMVTSNQELDRVLGGGLVPGSLTLLGGEPGIGKSTLLLQISLQLKYRVLYVSGEESQQQIKMRAERINPNPANCYILTETKTQNIFRQIESIEPEVVIIDSIQTLHSDYIESSPGSISQIRECTAELIKFAKESNTPVILIGHITKEGSIAGPKVLEHMVDTVLQFEGDRNHVYRILRAHKNRFGSTHELGIYEMQGSGLREVLNPSEILISKHVEELSGTAISATLEGMRPLMIEIQALVSTAVYGTPQRSTTGYNAKRLNMLLAVLEKRAGFRLGAKDVFLNITGGISVDDPAIDLAVIAAILSSNEDIPLEKDICFAAEVGLAGEIRPVTRVEQRIVEAEKLGFASIMISSQSKIPKRESGIQIIKVSKIEDVVSRLFG
- a CDS encoding alpha/beta hydrolase encodes the protein MKRLLPVLGAIFLPLLCLAQIKYENISSEKLGESRQIKIQLPRNYEENTDKTYPVLLVLDGDYLFEPVAGMVDYYSYWEDIPEMIVVGVNQDGIRMEDTKYSKQDFLPVDKGAKFFEFLGMELLAHIDQKYRTGNFKIIMGHDFTSNFINYYLLKENPIFRGYINLSPDLAPGMADHIVNSLSKSETRSWYYMATSDEDIPTLKKAILAFNNQLKGIDNKNLHYKFEEFENTSHYTLVGKAIPSAIADIFSIYRPISQKDFNETLLQTSISPTQFLTEKYQSIEDLYGVRKKIRLNDFLAVYQAIEKTRNWEEFKPLYKMAFDNFPGTMLGTFFEARYEEETGNPKRAMRIYQNAYGQQKIAFIDTDFMLAKADAIKKDFGY
- a CDS encoding lysylphosphatidylglycerol synthase transmembrane domain-containing protein is translated as MNKKTIRLLKIIIPLFLGIFLIWYSLGSATPEERQQLWESILAADKTWVALSFLLGTLSHMSRAWRWQYMLEPMGYQAGFKNRFMAVMVAYLANFGIPRSGEVLRAVTLTTYDDIPFEKGFGTIISERVADLFILIAIVLVAIFLQTDDLLAYLHQQNINPLYTFLIFFGLVGIIILGLNLVRRSTWKPFAKIRKLAKGLLEGMRSILTMEKKWAFLGHTVFIWTMYVWMFYVIKFCLPETASVAAGSIMAAFVVGSFAVSATNGGIGVYPLAVAGILIFFGVPDHAAEAFGWISWATQTFVVLVFGGLSFILLPVLNNRK
- the panD gene encoding aspartate 1-decarboxylase, whose translation is MQIHVVKSKIHRVKVTGADLNYIGSVTIDEDLMEAANIMEGEKVQIVNNNNGERLETYVIPGPRNSGEITLNGAAARKVAKGDILIIIAYGIMEQEEAKNFKPALVFPDEETNLLK